The Dehalobacter sp. DCM sequence CACAAGGTTCTTACAGTAATTGTTGCAGTCCTGTCATTCAGTATTTTGCTTCTGGGCGGCTGCTCAAGCCCATCCACAGAGAGCAACCAAGCAACCCAGGGCAGCAGTACGACACAAACGCAAGCACAAACCAAAACACTATTTGCCTATGTTGGAGCTAATCTTAAGGGACCTGTGACTGAACTGGCAGCATCCTATGAGAAAGAAAAAGGAGTGAAGGTAGAACTCACCTTTAATAATTCCGGTGCTTTAGCAAGCCAAATCCAAACAAGCAAAAAAGGAGATATTTTTATTCCCGGTGGTACCACCTCTATTCAGCAAGGGAAAGACAACGGATATATCGATCAGGTTGTTGGGCCTCTTGCCTATCAGACCCCAGTAATAATTACACCAAAGGATAATCCGGCAAAAATAGCTACAGTTGATGATTTGGCTAATCCGGGTGTTAAACTGGTGATCCCGGATAAAGACGCAACAGCCATTGGCAAGTCAGCCTATAAAATATTTAACAAAATCGGAAAAACCGAAGCAATTGAAAAGAATATCATGGCCAGCTTGGAAAGTCCGGCTAAAGTATTGGCTGCAATAAAAATGGGTCAAGGCAATGTCGGGATTATCGAATACAGCAATACCGTAAAAGACAAAGAGGCGATCACTGTCATCGAAATCGATCCTAAGGTCAACGCTGTAGATCAGATCAATGCCGCCTCTCTGACCTATGCTGCAGATAAGGAACTAGCCAACGATTTCTTGCAGTATCTCCAAAATAACGGTTCGGCTGTTTTCGAAAAATATGGATTTAAAATCACCAAACCTTAATAAAATAAATAAGAGTCTGTTTCTAGGGTCTTTTTGGCTAACATTCATGGTGATGATGCTGTTCCTCTTATTGATCATTGTCAGCTTATTCACTTACAGTGACCCCGGAACACTGTTCGATGTATTGAAACAGTCCGAATTTCATTTTGCACTCATTTTTACTCTCTGGACATCCTTAGTGGCAACTTTTCTGGCCGTCGGAGTGGCCTTGCCTTGCGGCTATATCTTAGCGAGGTACAAACTGCCTGGGCAAGCCTTGTTTGATACCTTGGTCGATATACCGATCGTTTTGCCGCCGTTAGTCAGCGGAATTGCCTTGCTGATCTGCTTTGGCCCGCTGTTGGGAGACCATCTGGCCAAACTAGGTATCAGCGTTGTCTTTTCACCGCTGGGAGTTATCATGGCCCAATGGTTTGTGGCCGCCCCGTTTGCCATCAAAAGCTTCAAACAAGCCTTTATCAATGTGGACGTGCGGATGGAAAATGTAGCTCGGACATTGGGATACTCGCCGGGGAAAGTATTTTTCAAAGTGTCACTTCCACTGGCCAGAAGCGGCATTATCAGTGGTATTATGATGGCCTGGGCACGTTCTTTGGGAGAATTCGGGGCTACAGCAATGTTGGCAGGAATTACCCGGATGCGGACGGAGACGTTATCTGTAGCCGTATTTCTGAATATGTCCATTGGTGAAATGAAATTTGCGGTTTCTACAGCGATCATTATGTTGTTTATAGCTTTGGTTCTGCTGATTATTTTAAGAACACTGATGTCCGGAGAAGTTGAAGTATGAAAACATCCTTATTGCAGGTATCGGATCTCAACGTAAAAGCAGGAAAATTCGCTCTGCAGGACATTTCCTTTTCCTTAAGAAAGGGTGCTTACTTAATCGTTCTGGGACCGACCGGTTGTGGTAAGACCATGCTGTTGGAGACATTAGCCGGCCTGCGCAAACCGGCATCGGGTAGGATATTGCTGGAAGGAACCGAGATTACAGCTCATTCTCCGGAAACGCGGGGGTTTGGCTTTGCTTATCAGGATAGTCTGCTTTATTCCTTTTTGAATGTTAAAGAGAACATCCTATTTGGGGCTAAAGCCCAGAAAAAGCATAAAGACACCGCTTTAATTAAAAGAATGAATCGACTGGCGGAAGCCATGGGCATTACCCACCTGTTGCAGCGTTATCCCAGTCATTTAAGCGGTGGGGAGAAGCAAAGGGTATCTCTGGCCAGGGCAATATTAAGCCATCCGCCGCTCCTTTTATTGGACGAACCATTATCGGCGCTGGATCCTCAAACGCGTGATTCCATGCGGGCTATCATGCAAGAAATTCATCAGTCGGAAGGGATGGGGATCATCCATGTTACCCATGACTTTAATGAAGCATTACAGCTTGGCACGCAGATAATGGTCATCAATCAAGGGAAAGTCCTCCAGCAAGGAGAACCTCTGGCTGTATTTGATAAACCCAATTCTCTTTTTGTAGCCGCATTTCTGCAAAGTGAAAATATTATTAAAGGAAGAATTCAAAGCGATAACGGGGAATTTCGGTTCAGAGGGATGGATTCCAACTGGGACTTTGGGCCGATTGCTAAAGAGGCTTTGCCTTCCAATATCGTGAGCGAAGCCTATCTTATCCTTCATAGCGGGCATATTCAAGTTTCTGCTGGATCTATTGAAGAAAAACCGGCTGACAAACAGATCATCAGCTGGAAGGCCTTCGTTGAAAAAGTAAACGTCAACAGTAACCATGTAGACTTAACGTGCCAAGGAAAGGGCAAGTGGCACGTTACTTTATCCAGGAACGAATGGAAAAAAATGGTGTTGATGACTGGAGAAAATGTTGATTTATCCGTAGATATGAAATATATTCATCTTATTGCAGCTTCTTAACCAGGATGGCATAATCAGGATACTAAATAAACGTATGCTATGAGCAAATTTGATTGATTATAAAAGGAGGAAAACATGAAAGAGACCGGTGCTGCTTTTTTGGAAAAGCTTCAGAAAGACTTTCGGGAATTGGCAGAGAAGAATGAATTAGGTGACCAGGAGATAACGATAACCTGCAGTGTGTTGACCGCTCAGGAAGCAATCGGCGATCCAGGCAGGGAGGATTTCCCAATCCAAAAAGGCAAAGAAAAATTGATGCAGGCGTGTTTTGGTTCGTCTAAGGGTCAAGCGTTCACGGACATGCCCAATACATTTACAGGAAAAATGAAAGACATAACAACAATGCCTTTAAATACAAACTATGACCGGGCGGTCTTTATTTCGGGACTTAATGCAGCAATGCGGGAACTAAAAATGGCAGATCGCACCGTGCATTGTAAAGACGACGGCCCCAAACAATGCAGTTTGGAATTAGCGGAAATGATCGCTAAGGAATATGGCAACCCCAGAATTGCTTTGTTTGGACTGCAGCCGGCAATGGCAGATGCTTTATCTAACCATTTTCAATTGCGAATTTTTGATCTGGATGATGACAATATTGGGAAAGAAAAGTTTGGTACTATAATAGAAAACGGAATGTGTAATATAGAAGAGGTTGAAGAATGGGCGGACCTTTTTCTTGTTACGGGAAGTACTATCTGTAATGGCTCAATTGTAAGCTTTCTTCCCATTAAAAAGCCTGTTGTTTTTTTTGGTACGACCATTGCCGGTGCCGCTTCCCTGCTGGGGTTAAAACGGTTTTGCCCGCAGGCTCTTTAGGGGACAAATGGGACGTAGACTTTTGTCCCCTTCGTCCTCTTCGTCCCCTTCGCTCGTTTTTCCCCTATCCCCATATTTATCTGAGAAACACGATGGACGGCTTTTGGACGACTCCCTCATAATTCTTCTTTTTAAAATAATACTCAATCAAGCTGTATTTTGCCATATTCTTAAGGATATGGCATTATTTCTGTAGGATAGAATTGTTCGTGAAGGCGTAATTTAGTTAAGTTATGTTAAGTTAAAATCCTATTGTTCTTAAATCGACAAGGGGACAAAGGTCTACGTCCCCTCTGTCTCCCTGTCCCTCTGGCTCCCAATAAATTTTTGGGGGATTATGATGGATTACATCTTATTAGAGGTTGTTTAACCCCCTGAAAAAATGGTAATATTGACTATGGGTTTGGAATTAAACATGCGCTTGAAAGGATGAAAATAGATAATGAAAGTAAGTCAACTACTTAATCCCACCTTACGTGAAGTCCCGGCTGAGGCCGAAGTTGTCAGTCACCAGCTGATGCTGCGGGCCGGTTTTATTCGGAAAGCCGCTGCAGGAATATATACGTATCTGCCGCTGGGTTTACGAGTCCTTAAAAAAATCGAGCACATCGTGCGGGAAGAAATGGATGCTAAGGGCGGACAGGAAGTCATGATGCCAATTGTTCAGCCTGCTGAGCTCTGGAAAGAAAGCGGACGCTGGGATGTTTACGGACCGGAAATGTTTCGGCTGAAGGACCGGCATGACCGGGAATTTTGCCTGGGACCGACCCATGAAGAAGTCATCACCGATTTGGTAAGGTCAGAAGTGCGTTCTTATAAACAACTGCCGCTTTTGCTTTATCAGATTCAGAATAAATATCGTGACGAGCGCCGGCCGCGCTTTGGACTGATGCGCGGACGGGAATTTATTATGAAAGATCTTTACTCGTTTGACAGGGATCCTGAAAGCGCCAGAGAAAGCTATCGTCAGATGTATGAAGCATACGAGCGGGTCTTCACACGCTGCGGACTGACATTCCGGGCGGTGGAAGCGGATGCCGGAGCGATCGGCGGCACCGGCGGCACCCATGAGTTTATGGTTCTGGCCGAATCCGGCGAAGCAGCTGTTGTATTCTGCCCGGATTGTAATTATGCCGCTAATGTGGAGAAGGCCGAATGCGTGTCGCGTCCTGCCGGGGAAGATCCGGGTCTTGCCGGTCGTTCGGGAGACGTTCTCACACCGGATATCAAAACCATCGATCAGTTGGCGGATTTTCTCGGTATTCAAACATCGTCCACGATCAAAGCCCTGCTTTATAAAGGCGATGACCGGTACATGCTTCTTTTGGTCCGCGGTGATCGTGAAATTAACGAGATCAAAGTCAATAATGCCCTCGGGCCTTTTCTGAATCTCCGGATGGCGGATCCCGGTGAAGTACAGACCGTTCTGGGGTGTGAGCATGGTTTTATCGGTCCGGTCGGTCTTGCCTCCGATCTTTTTGTGGCTGCTGATTTGGAAGTCGCAGAAATGACCAATGCCGTGTGCGGCGCCAATAAGAAAGATTACCACCGGATGGGTGTGGCTTGTGGAAAGGATTTTATCCCTAATACGATCACCGATCTGCGGATGGTTATTGCCGGCGAACCCTGCCCGAAGTGCGGAGCTGCTTTGCAGGAAGCCCGCGGCATCGAAGTCGGACAAGTCTTTAATCTCGGAACAAAATACAGTAAAGCCTTAAAGGCCACCTATCTGGATGATGCCGGCAAAGAACAGATCATTTCCATGGGCTGTTACGGTATCGGCGTCAGCCGGACGATGGCGGCGGCCATTGAGCAGAACAACGATGAAAACGGCATTATATGGCCGATTCCGATCGCACCCTATCATTGCATTGTTGTTCCTGTCACTTTAAAGGATGAAAACGTTGTGGCCACAGCGAATACACTCTATGCGGAATTAAACAAAGCCGGAGTGGAAACGGTGATCGATGATCGCGATGAACGCCCCGGAGTTAAATTCAAGGATGCCGACCTGGTCGGATATCCGATCCGACTGACCATTGGGGCTAAGGCACTGGCTGAGGGGAAAGTCGAATTTTATACCCGCAGTACCCGGGAAGTTGAATTAGTGGAAGTCGACTGCGTGTGCGGCCGAGTTCAGCAAATTATCCGAGAAGCTTGTCAGGCCTAAAAGTGATTTTGGAGGAATACGGGTGTTGAATGCGGCTGTCAAATTAGATGAGACACCATTTTTTAAAGGACTATCGACGGCAGCGGAAACGGATATCGGTTCTGATGCAGATAATCACGATACGAATAATAAGGATATCAGCGCATTCCTGAATAGAATATGGCTGGAAAAGGTGGATGTTGTTCCTGAAGAAAGAAAGTGGATCCTCCGCCTTTCTTCGTCATGTCCGGTACCAGATCAGGTATTGCACAATTTAGCTGAATTATTGGAAGAACAGCTCGATCATGGCATCCAGGTCGACATACAGATCAAGCTGTCCCCGGATATCGGACTGGAACAATTATGCGAGGATTATTGGGAAGAAATAATTCGGGAGATTCACGACAAAGTACCGTCTCTGAAAGTATGGCTGAATGCGTCGATCCGTTACGAGGTCATCGAGAACAGACTGACCTTTTTCGTTGCGAATCAGATGGCCTTGGAATACTGCAGAATGAAACAGGAAAGCATCGAAGACTGTTTTAGTCAAAAATACGGCTTAGATACAAAAATTGCTTGGGAAATCGAAGATGAACCTTCAGAAGAAGCGACGTTCTTCGATTGTGAAAAGGAAGAGCAGCGTTACCTTGAGGAGATCTTTGCCCAGAAGCCCGCTGTAGAAAAGAAGGAAACTAAACAAAGCTGTATCTTGCTTGGCAAAGAGATCAAAGCAGCAACTCATCGCATCGCCGATATTATCGATGAAGAAAAACAAGTCATCGTGGAGGGTGAAATTTGCGAAGCAGAAATCCGTGTGCTGAAAAGCGGACGGCAGTTATTGTCATTCGGCATGACGGATAAGACCAACTCCATCAGCTGCAAACTGTTCTTTGACGAGGGTCAAACCCCGATGGAACTGAACGTCGGCGAGAATGTCCGGGTTCGTGGGCCGGTTCAATTTGACCGTTATACCACCGAGCTGACCCTGATGCCCAGAGACCTGATGCGGATTCCGAAAATAATCCGACCGGACGACGCGGAAGAAAAGCGGGTGGAACTGCACTTACATACGAAGCTTTCCGAGATGGACGGCGTCTCCACCGTTCAAAATATTATCAAAAGGGCCGGGGAATGGGGACATCCCGCCATAGCCATCACCGACCACGGCGTCGTTCAGGCGTTTCCGGATGCCGCAGAAGCAGGGAAAAAATACGGCGTCAAAGTGATTCTGGGCATGGAAGGCTATTTAGTCGATGACGAAGGGAAAAATGCCGGCGAAATTAACCGCAGCAAATCATGCCATATCGTCCTGCTTGCCAAAAATTATACCGGTTTAAAAAATCTCTACAAGCTGGTTACCTTGTCCCATATGGAATACTTTCATCGCCGTCCGCGTATCCCGCGTTCGTTACTGGTTAAGCACAGAGAAGGATTGATTCTGGGTACGGCGTGTGAATCCGGTGAATTGATGCGGGCCATTATTCAAAAACAAGATGCCTCAACACTGGAGAAAATTGCGTCTTTCTATGACTATCTGGAAATACAGCCCATCGGCAACAATTACTTTTTAATCAACAGCGGAGAAGCTAAAAATGAGGACGAGCTTAAGAATTTCAACCGGACCATCGTTGAATTAGGCCGGAAACTAGCGATTCCGGTTGCGGCGACCTGCGATGTCCATTTCCTGGACAGGGAAGACGAGGTATACCGACGGATACTTATGGCAGGCAAAGGCTTTGCGGATGCGGATAATCAGGCACCTCTTTATTTCAGGACAACCCGGGAGATGCTCGACGAATTTTCCTATCTTGACGAAGCGGATGCGTATCAGGCGGTTGTCACCGTTCCCCGGATGATTGCGGATCAAATCGAAGAACTGAAGCCATTTCCTGACGAACTCTATGAACCAAAAATTGAAGGGGCTCCGGAAAAAATTCGGGATATGTCCGTCGCCAAAGCGCATGAGCTCTATGGCGATCCGTTGCCGGAAATCGTCCAGAAGACATTAAAGAAAGAACTTGACTCGATCATCGGCAATGGGTTTTCGGTGCTTTACCTGATTGCCCATTTGCTGGTGAAACGATCGAACGAGGATGGTTATCTTGTCGGCTCCAGAGGTTCCGTCGGCTCGTCGTTGGTGGCGACGTTCACCGGGATCACGGAGGTTAATCCGCTGCCGCCCCACTACCGCTGTACGAATCCGGAGTGTCGGTATTCTGAATTTGTCACCGATGGAAGTGTCGGTTCGGGTGTTGATTTACCGGATAAGCTATGTCCAAAATGCGGCCAGGAACTGTTTAAAGACGGGCACGACATCCCGTTTGAAACCTTCCTTGGTTTCAAAGGTGACAAGGTTCCGGATATTGACTTGAATTTCTCCGGAGAATATCAGCCCCGGGCGATGAAATATACAGAAGAGATATTTGGCAAGGAAAACGTTTTCCGGGCCGGGACGATTGCGACGGTCGCTGAGAAAACGGCCTACGGTTTTGTCAAAAACTATCTCGAAGAGAGAAAGCAGAAATTTAATCAGACGGAATTGAACCGCCTGGTTAAAGGCTGCAGCGGGGTTAAAAGGACAACCGGGCAGCATCCGGGCGGGCTGATGGTCATACCGAAAGAATGCGACGTTTTTGATTTTACACCGCTGCAGCGGCCGGCTAACGACACTTCCTCAGACATTATCACAACGCATTTTGACTACCACTCGATTTCCGGGCGGTTAGTCAAACTCGACCTCCTGGGACATGACGACCCGACATCGATCAAAATGCTGGAGGATCTGACCGGTGTTGATGCCAAAAAGATTCGTCTGGATGACCGGCGGACCCTCTCGCTTTTCTCCAGTACCGACGCCTTAGGTGTTACCTCGGAGGAGATTGGCTCCAATACAGGCACGCTCGGTATCCCTGAATTCGGGACGAAGTTTGTCCGGCAGATGCTGGAAGATACCAAACCCTCAAGCTTTTCCCATTTGGTTCGAATATCCGGACTTTCTCACGGCACCAATGTGTGGGTAGGCAATGCGCAGGACCTGGTCCTGGA is a genomic window containing:
- the modA gene encoding molybdate ABC transporter substrate-binding protein; this translates as MFKKAKHKVLTVIVAVLSFSILLLGGCSSPSTESNQATQGSSTTQTQAQTKTLFAYVGANLKGPVTELAASYEKEKGVKVELTFNNSGALASQIQTSKKGDIFIPGGTTSIQQGKDNGYIDQVVGPLAYQTPVIITPKDNPAKIATVDDLANPGVKLVIPDKDATAIGKSAYKIFNKIGKTEAIEKNIMASLESPAKVLAAIKMGQGNVGIIEYSNTVKDKEAITVIEIDPKVNAVDQINAASLTYAADKELANDFLQYLQNNGSAVFEKYGFKITKP
- a CDS encoding ABC transporter permease, which codes for MVMMLFLLLIIVSLFTYSDPGTLFDVLKQSEFHFALIFTLWTSLVATFLAVGVALPCGYILARYKLPGQALFDTLVDIPIVLPPLVSGIALLICFGPLLGDHLAKLGISVVFSPLGVIMAQWFVAAPFAIKSFKQAFINVDVRMENVARTLGYSPGKVFFKVSLPLARSGIISGIMMAWARSLGEFGATAMLAGITRMRTETLSVAVFLNMSIGEMKFAVSTAIIMLFIALVLLIILRTLMSGEVEV
- a CDS encoding ABC transporter ATP-binding protein codes for the protein MKTSLLQVSDLNVKAGKFALQDISFSLRKGAYLIVLGPTGCGKTMLLETLAGLRKPASGRILLEGTEITAHSPETRGFGFAYQDSLLYSFLNVKENILFGAKAQKKHKDTALIKRMNRLAEAMGITHLLQRYPSHLSGGEKQRVSLARAILSHPPLLLLDEPLSALDPQTRDSMRAIMQEIHQSEGMGIIHVTHDFNEALQLGTQIMVINQGKVLQQGEPLAVFDKPNSLFVAAFLQSENIIKGRIQSDNGEFRFRGMDSNWDFGPIAKEALPSNIVSEAYLILHSGHIQVSAGSIEEKPADKQIISWKAFVEKVNVNSNHVDLTCQGKGKWHVTLSRNEWKKMVLMTGENVDLSVDMKYIHLIAAS
- a CDS encoding Rossmann-like domain-containing protein; protein product: MKETGAAFLEKLQKDFRELAEKNELGDQEITITCSVLTAQEAIGDPGREDFPIQKGKEKLMQACFGSSKGQAFTDMPNTFTGKMKDITTMPLNTNYDRAVFISGLNAAMRELKMADRTVHCKDDGPKQCSLELAEMIAKEYGNPRIALFGLQPAMADALSNHFQLRIFDLDDDNIGKEKFGTIIENGMCNIEEVEEWADLFLVTGSTICNGSIVSFLPIKKPVVFFGTTIAGAASLLGLKRFCPQAL
- a CDS encoding PolC-type DNA polymerase III, with translation MSAFLNRIWLEKVDVVPEERKWILRLSSSCPVPDQVLHNLAELLEEQLDHGIQVDIQIKLSPDIGLEQLCEDYWEEIIREIHDKVPSLKVWLNASIRYEVIENRLTFFVANQMALEYCRMKQESIEDCFSQKYGLDTKIAWEIEDEPSEEATFFDCEKEEQRYLEEIFAQKPAVEKKETKQSCILLGKEIKAATHRIADIIDEEKQVIVEGEICEAEIRVLKSGRQLLSFGMTDKTNSISCKLFFDEGQTPMELNVGENVRVRGPVQFDRYTTELTLMPRDLMRIPKIIRPDDAEEKRVELHLHTKLSEMDGVSTVQNIIKRAGEWGHPAIAITDHGVVQAFPDAAEAGKKYGVKVILGMEGYLVDDEGKNAGEINRSKSCHIVLLAKNYTGLKNLYKLVTLSHMEYFHRRPRIPRSLLVKHREGLILGTACESGELMRAIIQKQDASTLEKIASFYDYLEIQPIGNNYFLINSGEAKNEDELKNFNRTIVELGRKLAIPVAATCDVHFLDREDEVYRRILMAGKGFADADNQAPLYFRTTREMLDEFSYLDEADAYQAVVTVPRMIADQIEELKPFPDELYEPKIEGAPEKIRDMSVAKAHELYGDPLPEIVQKTLKKELDSIIGNGFSVLYLIAHLLVKRSNEDGYLVGSRGSVGSSLVATFTGITEVNPLPPHYRCTNPECRYSEFVTDGSVGSGVDLPDKLCPKCGQELFKDGHDIPFETFLGFKGDKVPDIDLNFSGEYQPRAMKYTEEIFGKENVFRAGTIATVAEKTAYGFVKNYLEERKQKFNQTELNRLVKGCSGVKRTTGQHPGGLMVIPKECDVFDFTPLQRPANDTSSDIITTHFDYHSISGRLVKLDLLGHDDPTSIKMLEDLTGVDAKKIRLDDRRTLSLFSSTDALGVTSEEIGSNTGTLGIPEFGTKFVRQMLEDTKPSSFSHLVRISGLSHGTNVWVGNAQDLVLEGTADISNIIACRDDIMIYLIQKDLDPSHAFKIMEQVRKGKGLKPEDIEAMKAKHVPDWYIDSCQKISYMFPKAHAAAYVTMAYRIAWFKINYPEAFYATFYTVRADEFDAELICAGVEKCREMIKEIAGKGNSATAKDKNLQTILELAVEMYCRGIKLRKVDLWESDADQFLITPDGLLPPLSSLQGVGDTAAGVLAKIRDQGGIKSIEDLQAKSQGKISKTVIEALQKHGCLDGIPEKNQLSLF
- a CDS encoding proline--tRNA ligase codes for the protein MKVSQLLNPTLREVPAEAEVVSHQLMLRAGFIRKAAAGIYTYLPLGLRVLKKIEHIVREEMDAKGGQEVMMPIVQPAELWKESGRWDVYGPEMFRLKDRHDREFCLGPTHEEVITDLVRSEVRSYKQLPLLLYQIQNKYRDERRPRFGLMRGREFIMKDLYSFDRDPESARESYRQMYEAYERVFTRCGLTFRAVEADAGAIGGTGGTHEFMVLAESGEAAVVFCPDCNYAANVEKAECVSRPAGEDPGLAGRSGDVLTPDIKTIDQLADFLGIQTSSTIKALLYKGDDRYMLLLVRGDREINEIKVNNALGPFLNLRMADPGEVQTVLGCEHGFIGPVGLASDLFVAADLEVAEMTNAVCGANKKDYHRMGVACGKDFIPNTITDLRMVIAGEPCPKCGAALQEARGIEVGQVFNLGTKYSKALKATYLDDAGKEQIISMGCYGIGVSRTMAAAIEQNNDENGIIWPIPIAPYHCIVVPVTLKDENVVATANTLYAELNKAGVETVIDDRDERPGVKFKDADLVGYPIRLTIGAKALAEGKVEFYTRSTREVELVEVDCVCGRVQQIIREACQA